GATGGACATGTTGAACTCAAGTAGGCTGATGAACAATGTGAACAATATGAGACACAAAACTCTGAATCAGGCTCAGTGGATCATCAAACTTAGCAATATAAGAAACAATTAACACAACATAGCTTTTGCTACAATATCAGATCTGCGGAATCAATATTTACTCTTTAGAACTGATGACAATAAATACACTTACTAAACTGagaagtagggctgcaactaacaattgtttttgttatcaATTAGTCTGCCAATTAGATTCTTGcttcattgattaatcatttggccTAAAATACGTCAGATAGTCAAATATTTGACATCTGACATATGTCAAATAgtccaaacagtccaaaacccaaagatatttcatttagacttataaaaccagcaaatattcacatttgagaagctggaaccagaagattttgggcatttttgcttaaaaaaaattactcaaattcaaactttttgtcgatacattttctgttgatttgacAAATGGATAAATTGACTAATTCTTTCAGCTCTGTTAAGTGAAATTACTGTTGTTTTGATTCAGACTTCCTGAAGAAGAAGCTGGAGAACTATGTGCGGACTCTGGAGGTGCCAGTGAGGATCCTGAGGATGGAGCAGCGGTCAGGTCTAATCAGAGCCAGGTTGAGGGGGGCGGCTGCCACCAAAGGTCAGGTCATCACCTTCCTGGACGCTCATTGCGAGTGTACTGTCGGCTGGCTGGAGCCCCTGCTGGCGCGCATCAAAGAGGACAGGTAGGAGCCAAAATGGGCCGCACAAACTTAATGTTTCAAATtttaatgttgatatttaaggCGCTGATGTGAAATAACGACTGAATTCTACTTTTTAGGGGCAGCCACTACAGCGTTAATGAGCTTctcattgtcattcattttaattcttTGCTTTAATCTTTTGCTCTTGTGCTTTATTAATACTGGTAATATCGCATTTCGCTTAAGTTGCATCATTGGGTGCTTGAGCCAAAACTCTCTCTGAATATTGATGGAACAGCAAACCATCAGTTATGGATACACAGTTTGAGCCTGACGCTGCTGATAGGAGAAGATAATTTTGCATCGTCTGCTTATGCCTCAGAGGAAAAGCTAGCTCTAATTActgtagctctgtttttgtgttaacTCTGCTATGACTGATGCTAGCAGACGCTGGTAAAGTCAAGATTAAAGTGGACAAGGGCATGTCTTTTAGCTACAACTGATACATGTTTGGGGACAAATATGATGTGGCCCGGCTGAGCAGGagatcttttcttttgtttgttttgacaagAGGATGTTTTCTTCAGCTAAGAGTGTTTGTACAGTTGTTAagccaaatgtgttcatttaaagTGACAAggtgtttgtttggtttctgttatttatcagagtattaaaatattatttcagGCTTTTACTTCTTtcttgttaaaaacaaacagaaagtgTATCTGCTGTGTCTGTGAGAGTGACATaaacagatggatggattgatAATAATTCTCCTGCGATCCATCTCTTATCTGAGGTCAGACACATTCATTCTTCCCTCAGGAAGAAATCAGTATCATATGACtcagaatattatattatggAGCCATTACACTTTTACTGAACACTGCTGCAGATGTATTGATGTCTTTTAAGTATGGGTGCAGACAGagagtatacagtatgttgatgatTGATGATACAGGTTGTTTTGGTAAATCTAAAAAAGGGCTGAGAGGGCTGGTTGACATCAGGTTTGTGATATTAACATTTTGTCCAATattgatatatactgtatcaggATCTGGCAAATGTGTTCAGAATCATGTATAGTTTGCTATGTTGTGTTCCACTGCTGTGCATTTCATCAGAAAAGAACTCAATAACTACCTTTGCTAAGTTGTAATTGCAGCATGcatgatattattatattatcatgaTACAATTACACTTGATATTCAATAAACAATAATCCTGAAATATTTCCCTAATGCAAAGGTGAGTAAAAGTGATCAAGCTGTATGCACcatgaaaaaagacagacatgcaatatacttttatatatttgCCGGCTGGTCATTCTTGGTTAAGATACCTACATAACAAATGCTTTTAAGCTGTTTTGATAATGTGATAGCTATTTTAAGCTTTCCTCTTCAGCAGTCAAGAAAGAAAATGCCATCGGatgcagattttattttttggattgATGCTGGAGCAACTAAACTACAATGAGTAATATGATGTTGTCTAGAcctaaaacaattaatcgattaaccgATTAGTCAAACAGAAGATTAATAAGCTACAATTTAGGTTTTTGATTAATCAGTCAACCAACAATGGCTAATATTcagaaatgtgaggattttctgctcttctctgttttctattgtaaatttaaaatctttgggttttggactgtttgtctgacagaacaagacatttgaagatgctgccttgggctctgagaactTATGATAGCTATTTTTGGCTATTCTTTGACTTTTATAGActtaatcaattgattaatcaaataatgaaCATTCAGCTGATTGCAAATCCTCCAGTTTTTCTGTCCATTATGAttcatcaaaatgtaaataatcattagtGTGGTCAGGACTAGGCAGTTAATTTCTTCAACCATTACTTGATTTACATCACCACACTTTTGCTCATATGCATTATGTTTTAAATCTTCAGCAAGACTGCATTTACTGTGTCATTTATCTCAGCATTGAATCTTacactgtgttttttgtgtctttcaggACAGCAGTAGTGTGCCCTATCATCGACGTCATCAGCGACGAGACGTTTGAATACATGGCAGGCTCAGATATGACCTATGGCGGATTCAACTGGAAGCTGAACTTCCGCTGGTACCCTGTTCCCCAGCGGGAGATGGATCGACGCAAGGGTGACAGAACACTTCCTGTCAGGTACTCAGGGACAatgtttcttcctcctctgaagCTAAATCTAGATAATTTTTCAGGGGAATGTGTGACTTACTTTCCACTTGTGTAATATCTTTTGATTAAGAATTAACAGAGGAGGAGgtcaaattacacaaaaaaggTGAAATTACACTTTTTGTAAGTTCAAACAGACGTTAGTTCTCAGTTTCTTATCAGAATGGGTTTATCTGTGATGGCAGCAGGCCACAGAGAAGACATGCTTAGTTAGATTTCTTCACAAGAACTCCTCTTATGGAAAGTGCCATTTTTATCTGCAGATAGAAATAAATCCTTTTCCTCTGTGTATCCCCCTGATGCAGGCAACTGCCTAAATAGCATCCTGATAGTTGTGAgctcatttaatttaaaaatagaaaaatagaaactcTGCTCACAGTTGTCCTTTTTTGGCTATGCACAGTTTGTCATCTGTATGCAAATCACTCCCAGCAACAAACGATATCCTTAATTAAGGGACGACTTTAACATAGAattaattaaaagataaaagtaaTTACTCCTCTAAGGCTTTGTTTCAAATTGTCAAACAAATTGGTCTTTTATTGTATTCTGAATGTTCCTTAGAGTTACACAAAGATACTAATAAACACAGCACGAAGagacgtaatattgcaaaaggatttattatttttttggtgctttttgtcttaatttgttgtctgtctgttgcaGGACTCCCACCATGGCAGGAGGATTATTCTCtatagacaaaaaaaactttgaagAATTAGGAAGCTACGATCCAGGGATGGACATCTGGGGCGGCGAGAACCTGGAAATGTCTTTTAGAGTGAGTGACAGACCGGGGGAGGGATGCTATCATGATGTTATCACGTCACCAGACTTGATGTCAATGGGTACACGCCAACTCCCTTTATTGTATCCACATTTCCCCCACTTGCATCTTTTCCTTTAATCCCTTACAATTCAAGGGAGAGATTCTTGGAAATATATGTACAAGACAAAACGGATTAAGAATTGTGACAACTGTTTGACAAGTATCTGCAGATGCAGCTAACGACTGTTTAGACTGTATACGGATCAGTGAGAAAACAATTTGTTAGTGTACTTCACTGCTCAGAcatgcacatttatttatttatgattcaCTTGTATATTCATTATTTAGTAATCCACATCATGATTAGAATGTCTCctaatgtttttaaacatttaaatatctatttttttagtgtttagggaaaaaaggaaaggcTGTAATTATAGCtcacatcaaaatgtactttctGCCCATCGCACGGTAATTGATTTGCAGCTTCACACgtgaaatggaaatggaaatgacaCTGATAGACAATATAACGTGTTTATTGATGAAAGACAACAGGCAGCAGTGACGAGGGGAAATGTTCTGAATAAAGTCCTGGACTATAAGATGCAGGTTAAAAGGGAAATGAGAatcataaaaagaaaactgatgAATGTTgaataagaaaacacacaaaatctaGCTTTTAGGAATAATATGACTTGGGGCGATGCGGCTTCAAAGCAGCATCAGCTGCAGCGTTCAGTCACAAACAGATGTCCTGTAAAGGAGTGTGTCTCTTGTTTCCTTGCTTAAGCCTCCTTGCTTGCAGAATTAAGAGCACTGTAATGTCCTTTTTGATGACGGATTTGATCGATTTCTGGGTTACCTGAGAATCCAGGAGAGAGGAACGATCAAATAAGGGGACTGGCATTTACCCAATGTTCTGTCAGTTTGTATTGACTGTATTTTGTCTGCTTTCATGCCACATACTATGTAAATCTACattgtctgcatgtgtctgcaGATCTGGCAGTGCGGTGGCTCGTTGGAAATTGTAACATGTTCTCACGTTGGCCATGTTTTCCGGAAGGCCACCCCATACAGCTTCCCCGGAGGAACAGGCCAAGTCATCAACAAGAACAACAGGCGCCTGGCTGAAGTCTGGATGGATGATTTCAAAGATTTCTTCTATATCATATCACCAGGTACTGCATCTTTCTGCCACTGGAATAGTAGAATCACATGTTGACGACTTTGCTAAAGTGGCATGAATTCTGCATGTTTTAAAAGTTTCTGTGAATATATAGTTCAGTCAGGAATTTAATCGATGTCTTATTCATTGTGCACCGCTGTTCAAAAGCAGATATGAACAATCCTCGTGACCAGACCCCTCTGCGCTATTTATGTGCTCGCTGATATTACATTTAGCAAATTGGTGTGAAAAGGAAAGACTCGTCTGCTCTCTTTAATTCTTTAATTCTCATGCATGGTACTTTATCTTGCTCATTTGGGAATTCATATTTCTCCTTTTACTCCATCTCACATTGGAATTTAATGCCGCTTTTGTCATCTCCAAACTGGGATTAATTAATTCCTACTTTCAGACACATCTTTTTAGTGCTCCTCTGAACTCGAGTTCAGAAATTTGTCAAAGATGGTCTTCTCTCCAACacagctcaaacacacacgGACAAATTAGAACAATAGGATTGTGTGGATTGAGAGATGAGTACCCCTCCATCTGTCGACGTAGTAATGTGATTACCCTTCAGCAGGCAGCAGTGTCCTGGAAATCTCTGGTTAAGTGTTTTAGATGCCAGCCAACCTGTAAGGGATCATCCGTAATCTGCTGATTTTATGGCACAAATTGTGACCTTCTCCTCCACTCAGTCCGGCAGGATTCAGCACGGGCAGGTGTGCAGAAAGAGCCGGGGGGTTGTGATGGATGAGTCTTTCTGCGTATTGTGGCCCCACAATGACTGTCTGTTCCTCCCGGACATTAGGGAGAATGATCTGGGCCACGCTGCTGCCAGACCTCACTTATTGGCACAGTGTGTTGCTCAGGCTGAGTTTGGGAGTGGCATCCAGCGATCCTATTAAAAGTGCATCTCCCTCCACGTCCCTCCTCTGCACTGGTGATTTCAAGATCAAAGAGGCTATTCATCATCTGCAACATGTGATGCTCAGAccttacagagagagagggagagagaaaagagccaGGGGAGGAAGAGTGGCCTTCAGCTCATAGCTTTTATCTGCCAACCTGAAATGTCTGTTTCACAGATAAAAGTGTAAGACGTTATTGGTATTACTGAAGGTGTTGTTTGCATTGTCTGGCTTGTGTTTGATGGATAAATATGCAGCGCTGCAGGTCTTACATGTTGGCAGGTAAAATTGTATTCTATTTTCCCTTATTGCAATCATCAGCTCTTTCATTATAAATTACCCCAGTGGATCTATCTACATGCAAGCTACATGAGTCCTCAAGAGGCACTCTGGGGAGAAACCATCTGCCTAATGTGTTTGTAAGTGTCTGTGCCCAGTCGCTGTCTAATCTGTCCTCAGTCTTTAGTTGCACCAAGGCTGATACATCATGCGGTTTCTATTTGGCTAAAATAACATAATCATGGCACACAATATTCCATAATTGTTGCATTTGTGCATTTCTGAAGGAGATACTTTACCTTTTGCAAAACACTGTGTGTATACATGGGGTTTGACTTAGTTTCCTCACATGCCCTCAGAAATTATGTCATTTATGCATCATTAAATAGAAAATCCTTCCATGACCACCCACATAGCCCATATTTTCAGGTAGGGTTgtaaggtgttttttttttgttataaagGGTCCCTCTGGTGTTTAGTCTTGGTGGTGCAAGAAAACAGGACTGCCCCTCAGAACAAAGAAATGCGAATACTAAGGTAAATACTGACTGATGATGTTCAGTGATACATTTGGCTGAATCCTTTTATCTGCAGGCGTGATGCGGGTGGACTACGGAGACGTTTCTTCCCGTAAAGCCCTCCGTGAGGCGTTGCAATGCAAACCGTTTTCCTGGTATCTAGAAAACGTCTACCCAGACTCCCAGATCCCGAGAAGATACTACTCACTTGGTGAAGTATGAGCTTTCTCGTAACTCTGATCTCCCATAATGCAGCAGATACACTGCCTCCCTCTACATTCAGTCAGATATGTCCTTGTAGCTTCAGGGGTTCTCAGAAAGACAATATCGCTGCAAGTTAAATCAGAAAATCTCAGGATCCAGCGAAGGCTGAACGAAATAAcgagataaaaacaaacatcccCAGCTGGTCATATTGAACGTACGATAAACAAACAAGGGGATGTTCGTGCAGTCAGTATTGATCCCAGTCACATGTTTACACAGCTATGCTATGAATGCTGGGTAGATGAGATAAGGCTTGTGTATACTCACATGGCACAGTTTTGGGTTGTACTTAGTGagcaaaaatgaatttaaaacacaaaaaagtgcACATTTCAGTCACAACCCTGTCTGACAGAGATTCTAAATTATTAATCAGCAAGTTATGCATTATgtcatgaaaatatttattccCTCTTCTAAAAATCTGAAAGAATAGAGGACTTTTTCATCAGATGATTATAATAGGCAGAGATGGAGAATGCAAAGTAGTTCTCTTAGAAATTAAAAACGGGGTTGTGGGAACTGTGGGATAATTTGCAGCTCAGGCATGAGAATTCATAGTTAATTGTATTCAAGATAATAGAGGTTCAAGTtcctttcattattttgttccCCCTCACActgaaaaaagattttttaagtGACTTGAATTTGCCTCTTGATGCCCATGGCTCGACAGCAGTGCAGCATGGGGTAAAGTCAGCGCTGACATGCAGTGTGCTGCCTGCACGATAGATGGAGGCCATTTAGAAGTAATGTCAGTTGAAGAACTCATGCTGAAATGAGCTTGTAATCCTCCAACATTCATACAGCTGAGGATGAGAGGATTTTTTCAtctgtgctgctctgctgtACTGCAGTACAAGCTGGTTCTCTCTTTAGCCACTGCAGCACCTCAGCTCCCATCTTCCTCTAAACCAGACTTCTCCTGACTGATTCTCATCCCCCATAACACACAGTCAGCCTTTCTTTAACAGCTGGAACCATTGGGTTTTATATCACTTAATAATGAGCGCCATTCTGTTCCTGCATGACAGCATAGGCAACTTATAGAGCCAGTTCAGCTTCAGCTCTGTGAATGTACAAGTTCATTAGACGTTTATTGAGTTGATTGTAAAGTCAGTAGAAGCTGTGATAGCAGGGGTTACTGTGGCTGTGCAGTCAGATCACTTATCCATTTCAGCTTTTAAAATGAAGATAATAAGTAGAATTCATAACTTGATGACACAATATCTGGTATATACATGATTTTCAGGCTGCAGctgccgattattttcattatcgattaatctgatgattattttgcctataaaatgtaaagaatatagtgaaaaatgcccgccaacagtccaaaatcataaagtttagaaagaaataccccaaatcctcacatttaagaaactggaaccatttttttgttggcatttttgcttataaaataaataaaatggttaTATTAGTAATATTCTggcaatcgactaattgttgcagctcaaATGATTTCAGCTTATATTTTGAAATTCTTGTGGAATCAGACATGGTgattaaatatgcatttttcatcatcactgtGTGGAAAATAATCACTCTTCACTTTTCACTCAGTACTGAGAGAAAACTTGTGGTGGTGAATTTAACCTCATAGTCAGTTTTGTCTTTAACTTACATTTCATGTAAAGAAAGCTTCAAAAACACTGAGGCTGTGACTTGTGACAGCAAGCTGTTGACATTGTGTTGGTTAAAGTGAAGCCAGCTAGACCAGTTTAACATTCAAGgtcttcaaatttcttgttttatccaaTAAACTGTCCAAACCCCaacaatatttagtttactaacatatatgacaaagaaaagaacagcTGGA
This Siniperca chuatsi isolate FFG_IHB_CAS linkage group LG12, ASM2008510v1, whole genome shotgun sequence DNA region includes the following protein-coding sequences:
- the galnt13 gene encoding polypeptide N-acetylgalactosaminyltransferase 13 isoform X3, translating into MRRFVYCKVVLTTSLVWVLVDVFLLLYFSECNKCDDRKDRSLLPALRAVISRSHEGPGEMGKAVNVPKDEQEKMKELFKINQFNLMASDMIALNRSLPDVRLDGCKTKVYPDDLPNTSIVIVFHNEAWSTLLRTVHSVINRSPRHLLVEIVLVDDASERDFLKKKLENYVRTLEVPVRILRMEQRSGLIRARLRGAAATKGQVITFLDAHCECTVGWLEPLLARIKEDRTAVVCPIIDVISDETFEYMAGSDMTYGGFNWKLNFRWYPVPQREMDRRKGDRTLPVRTPTMAGGLFSIDKKNFEELGSYDPGMDIWGGENLEMSFRIWQCGGSLEIVTCSHVGHVFRKATPYSFPGGTGQVINKNNRRLAEVWMDDFKDFFYIISPGVMRVDYGDVSSRKALREALQCKPFSWYLENVYPDSQIPRRYYSLGEIRNVETNQCVDNMGRKENEKVGFFNCHGMGGNQRLTLLHVNSNQCLDMPSEEDKMVPTLRDCNGSRSQQWLLRNMTLSV